Proteins from a genomic interval of Coleofasciculaceae cyanobacterium:
- a CDS encoding SDR family oxidoreductase, with protein MSEIQNKVVIITGASSGLGEATARRLANNGAKLMLAARREERLKELVSEIQQNGGTAKYQVTDVSDRSQVEALVKATHQAYDRIDVLVNNAGLMPLSPLAETKVDEWERMVDINIKGVLYGIAAVMPIMQQQKSGHIINLSSVAGHKVFPGGTVYCATKFAVKAISEGIRLESNGEIRSTNISPGAVDTELTSTISHEETAKNVAQLYGVAIDADAIARAIAYAIEQPGDVDINEMIIRPTKQEL; from the coding sequence ATGTCTGAAATTCAAAACAAAGTAGTTATTATTACAGGAGCTAGTAGTGGTTTAGGAGAAGCTACGGCGCGTCGATTAGCCAATAATGGAGCTAAGCTAATGCTTGCTGCCAGACGAGAAGAGCGCCTGAAAGAGTTAGTTAGCGAGATTCAACAAAATGGTGGTACAGCCAAATATCAGGTTACCGACGTTAGCGATCGCTCTCAGGTAGAGGCACTAGTCAAAGCTACGCATCAGGCGTATGATCGCATTGATGTTTTAGTTAACAACGCAGGCTTGATGCCTTTGTCGCCTTTAGCAGAAACCAAGGTAGATGAATGGGAGCGAATGGTCGATATCAACATCAAAGGAGTGCTATATGGAATTGCTGCGGTAATGCCGATCATGCAGCAACAAAAATCTGGTCATATAATCAACCTTTCTTCGGTAGCAGGACATAAAGTATTTCCTGGAGGGACAGTCTACTGTGCGACTAAGTTTGCCGTCAAAGCAATTTCTGAAGGAATCAGACTCGAATCCAATGGCGAAATTCGTTCGACTAATATTTCTCCTGGTGCGGTAGATACTGAATTAACCAGTACCATTTCTCATGAAGAGACAGCAAAAAACGTCGCTCAACTATATGGAGTGGCGATTGATGCCGATGCGATCGCCCGTGCCATTGCCTATGCGATCGAACAACCTGGAGACGTGGACATTAATGAGATGATTATCCGTCCAACTAAGCAAGAGCTTTAA